The Glycine soja cultivar W05 chromosome 6, ASM419377v2, whole genome shotgun sequence genome has a window encoding:
- the LOC114416135 gene encoding uncharacterized protein LOC114416135, giving the protein MDGLVDLAAIDAFLAYHHNKESVVIVVLADAYYTFDQRCEKSSARIFCCMPVLYVWLVSHIFHHESRPVCPLQGHRMCAEKGKANWEQLLAGMVGSSVNWFPRWKEGGVGVLCSCEGFPNIPLMGTRDCINYNPMLAIRQIGYPMRGAPSEESIVPFIALGFSDPNAKMLQRVRKSWNAVQRKDKELRGSNYGIIGGYHRWLKARTQGITWLPKLKSSSGEEAEVPEESEEVQALKAELERMPVVKENFKMTTIRVKKECDKPRDVNVATAEALERETKRAQKKEWGRNKFRGAATTNSSFKGLLVVLYE; this is encoded by the coding sequence atggaTGGGCTAGTGGATCTAGCGGcgattgatgcttttcttgcttatcaccacaACAAGGAAAGTGTGGTCATTGTTGTTTTGGCTGATGCCTATTACACGTTCGACCAAAGATGCGAGAAGAGCAGCGCGAGAATTTTCTGTTGCATGCCTGTTCTTTATGTATGGCTGGTCTCTCACATTTTTCACCATGAAAGTAGGCCCGTCTGTCCCCTACAAGGTCATCGCATGTGTGCTGAGAAAGGGAAAGCAAATTGGGAGCAGCTCTTGGCGGGTATGGTAGGGTCGTCcgttaattggttcccccgatggaaggaggGAGGGGTTGGAGTTCTGTGCTCATGTGAAGGGTTTCCAAACATCCCCTTGATGGGAACGAGGGATTGTATCAATTATAATCCCATGCTTGCCATAAGACAAAtaggctaccccatgagaggagcgccatcaGAAGAGAGTATTGTGCCTTTCATCGCACtaggtttcagtgaccccaatgcaaaAATGCTTCAAAGAGTTCGAAAATCATGGAATGCGGTGCAAAGGAAAGATAAGGAGCTTAGAGGAAGCAACTATGGAATTATTGGCGGATACCATCGATGGTTGAAGGCTCGGACACAAGGGATAACTTGGCTCCCAAAGCTAAAGAGTTCAAGTGGGGAAGAGGCTGAAGTCCCTGAGGAGAGTGAAGAAGTGCAAGCATTGAAAGCGGAACTTGAAAGAATGCCAGTGGTCAAGGAAAATTTCAAGATGACAACCATTAGGGTCAAAAAAGAGTGTGACAAGCCAAGGGATGTCAATGTGGCCACAGCCGAAGCATTAGAACGAGAAACGAAGAGGGCCCAAAAAAAAGAATGGGGCCgaaacaagttccgaggggcagCAACAACAAACTCAAGCTTCAAAGggttgttagtcgtcttatacgaataa